Part of the Luteolibacter rhizosphaerae genome, GTGCCCTCGTGGGCGCAGTCTGGCTCAATCGCAGTGAAGAACCCGCGGCGGTAGAGCCGTCGCAAGCCAGTCCTTCAGCACCCCGTGAAGCTGCGGCACCGCAGGCACCGGGCGAAGTCGAGACGGCAGCTGCTGCCATCGCCCCCGAATCCGTGGCCCGGGCAGTGGTGCCACCCGTTCCTGCTCCCGTCCTCACGACCGAGGATCGCGGCACGACGCGGACTTTCGAGATCGCGCTCGATGAAGCGGTGCTGCGCGCGCCGGATGGCAAGGACGTCACCGTGCGTCTTGATCCGCCTGCGACCTTGGAGACCCTGCGCTCGCGCCTGATGGAGATCGAAGGCGAGGTGCTTCCGGTCTGTTACGAGCCGGGCCTTCCTCATGAGGAAATCCATCGCCGTCTGATCACCCGTGACATCACGGTGAAGCTCCCTTCCCCGGATGCCGATCCGGTCCTGCCCGTCGGAGTGGTGTTGAAAGAGAAGCCCGACTACGCGCCGGGCTATGCGGTCGTTTCCGCGGAGGACTCCTTCGCCGCGCTTGCAGCGCTTGATTCCCTGCGCGGTGCGACGAACGTGGAGGAGGCGGAAATCCAGCTCGCCTCCCTGCGCCAGAAGCGCGCCATGCCGAACGACCCGATGATCGGCCAGCAGTGGCATCTCAAATACCAAGGACAAGCAGGGGCCATTATCGGCACCGACGTGAACGTGGAAGGTGCTTGGAACTATGGTGGTGCCGGTGGCGTGAAGGGGAGCGGCATCCGCGTCGGCGTCATCGATGACGGCGTGGATCTCAACCATGCGGACCTCGTGGCCAATCTTGATACCGTCAACGACTGGGACTGGAACGGGAACGACAACAACCCCTCCGCGCAATCGGGCACGATTGGTGGTGTTCCCTATAGCGACGACCACGGGACTTCATGTGCGGGTAATGTGGGTGCCCGCGGCGACAACGGGGTCGGCGTGTCGGGGACTGCTCCTTTGTCAACTCTGGTGGCAATGCGTTTGATATCGGCAGCCACCACCGACTCCCAGGAGGCCGCGGCGATGGCCCACAAGAACGATTTGATCCACATCAAGTCCAACAGTTGGGGGCCCTCCGACTTCGGCTTCACTTTGGAAGGTCCGGGTCCCTTGACCCGTCAGGCATTCGCCACTGCCGCTACGAGCGGTCGCGGTGGCCTAGGTACTATTTTCACATGGGCCGGTGGGAATGGCTTGGACTATGGAGATTACTCCAATTTCGACGGCTACGCCAATGACCTTCACACGATCGCGGTCGGTGCAATCAACAGTCAGGGAGATCAGTCTTGGTACAGCGAATCCGGAGCCAACCTTCTGGTAGTAGCTCCTTCAAATGGCGACAGCGGCGCGGGCGAACTGGGCATCACCACCGTCGACCGCACTGCGACCCAAGGCTACAACTCGGCAACCTCTGCCAACGGTGGCGATTACACGAACACCTTCGGGGGCACTTCCTCCGCTACCCCGACCGTTTCGGGCATTATCGCCCTGATGTTGGAGAAGAAGCCCGGCTTGGGCTGGCGGGACGTGAAAGAGATCCTGATCCGCAGCTCCGCAAAGTTCAATCCAACCGACGGCGGCTGGGTCGACAATGCGGCCGGATTCCATTTCAACCACAAATACGGCGCGGGACTCGTGGATGCGACCGCAGCCGTCAACATGTCCGCCACATGGACCAATTTGCCTCCGGCGACATCCAAGAGTTTGGCTCAAAACGGCCTCTCGATCGCCATTCCGGATAACAATGCCACGGGTGTGACCCGCAGCTTCACCTTTACCGGAGCTGAATTGCGCGTGGAGCAAGTGCAGGTATCCCTGACGGCTACCCACCAATACCGCGGGGATCTGGAAGTCATCCTCACCTCACCTCAGGGAACTTCCAGCCGCATGGCGCAGAGCCGCGTCGAGGACTATGGTACCTCATTCTCCGGGTGGAACTTCTCCACCCCACGTCACTGGGGTGAAACTTCGACCGGAACCTGGACGGTGAGGGTGGCCGACCGGGCCGCCGTCGACACCGGAACCTTGACCGGCCTCTCCGTGCGAATGACCGGCGTGGTGATCAACGAGGCCCCGACGATCACGGCCGCTTCCCTGACTCCGGCTGCACAGGCCTATACAAACCAAGCCGTGAGCGTGACCGGCATCGCCGCGACCGATCCGGAGAGCGGCACCCTGAGCTATGACTATCTCTGGGAATCCTCGGCCGATTCCCAAACGTGGACCTCCACCGGCATCACCACCGCCACTCTGGAGGCGGGAGCCGTGCCGTCGGGTAGGTTGGTGCGCTGCCAAGTCACGGTCCGGGATGCCACTGTCACCGGCAATACGATCACTACCCCGGCGGTGAATCTCCTGCAGATCCCGGTCACTCAAGTCCAAGCCGGAAGCGCCTACAGCTACGACAGCGATCTTGTCTTGCGCAACGCCAGCGCCTCGGCTGTGCGGGACGCGATCGTGAACGAGTTCTGCCAAGGCACCGCTGCCAACATGGAGTGGGTCGAGATCCTCACCATCAATCACCGCTCTTTCCGGAATTGGTCTCTCGAAGACCGGGATGGAAATCTTCTCGTCTTCAACGATTCCGCGGTATGGGACAATATCCCTGCCGGTACTCTGATCCTGATCTATCAAGGTTTTCCGGATAGCGGGGTTCCAGCTTGGCCTGCGAACGATACCAATCCCGCGGATGGGACGATGGTGATCTCTGCCGCAAACTCAACCTACTTCTCAGGTGCTTGGCCTGCCTACGTAGACACCGGCGATTTCGTGAAGCTGAACAAGGAAGGCCAGACTTACGTGGCGGGCTTCTCCTTCGGGACTTCCACGGGTGGCGATATTCATCTCACCGCGGTGGCTGCCGACCAAGCCGCAGCCTATCGTGGCGGTAACGAACCCGACACCGCTATCCTGAATCGCTGGCAGGTGGCCACGGGGCGCACCCCTCTCCAGCAAAATTCCACGTCGAACTCCAACTTCATCACGGCACTGCGTTCTGGATCACTTTCCTCGCCCTCGCAGTTCCGCCTCGGAGCGACTTCGCAGACCCCGGCTGGGCTCACCATCGATTCGACCACGGGCGTATTGTCGGGAACCCTGACAGCTCCGGTTGGCAATTATGCCTTGGTGATCGAGCGCTTCAATGCGAACGGCGAGGTCGTTTCGCAAACCTTCACGCTCGCCATTTCCAACCTGATCGGTTACGAAAGCTGGATCGCTGGCTTCTCCGGGCTGGCCCTTACGGGTGAGTCCGACGACCCGGATGGTGACGGCATGGCAAACTTGCTCGAATATTACTTCGGCAGCCAGCCCGGAACTCCGGATGCGCTCGAGGCCTTGCCGGCAATCGCCAAGCAAGGGAACGATTTGACCCTGACCTGGTGGCACCTGAAGTCCGCCACGGATCCGGTGGCGGCTCCCCAATGGTCGGACAACCTGGCGAGCTGGAATAACACCGGATTCACCATCCAGACACTGGATGAAACGACGGAGAAGGAGCAGCTCCGCGCGACTCTGACCGTCGGAGCGGGGCATGACCGACGCTTCCTGCGCTTGAAGGTGGAGTGATTCTAAGTGAGGGCCTCCCCTAGGGGAGGCCTTCTTTCTTAGCGGGCTTGTCGCGAGATATCGAGCCGGTGTAGCCTCCTTGCGATGCGCTGCCCCGGCTTGATCCGCGTTCAAGCCCCGGGTGTGAGCTTCCATGCCCTGCGCCATGACGGTGGGATCGTGCTCGTGGATTGCGGCTTCGTCGGTGGTGTGGGCCTGCTGGCCCGCGCGCTCCGTCTCGCGGGTTGGGAGCATCTGCCGCTTACCGGAATTGTCCTGACCCACGGCCATCTGGATCATATCCTGAACGTCGGGCGCCTTGCCGCGGCCACGGGTGCATGGATCGCGGCACCGCGCTTGGATTCCGCGCACTATGAGGGAAGGGCCGTGTATCGGGGCGCTTCCCGCGTGACCGGCGTCTTGGAGTCATTGGGGCGTCCGCTGCTCGGCTTCCAAGCGTTTGCCCCGGATCGTTGGATCGACGATGGCGACGAGATCGAGGTCTGGGATGGACTGCGCGCCATCCATCTGCCCGGCCACACGGCGGGCCACATGGGATACTACTGCGAGCGTCACCGCCTGCTCTTTTGCGCGGATCTCTTCGCGAGTTATCCGGGCTTCTCCCATCTGCCGCCGGCGATCTTCAACGTGGATGGCGCGATGGTCCGTGCAAGCGTGGTCCGGGCGCTGGCTTTGGATCCCGTCGGTGTCTTGCCAAATCACGGTGATTCCGTGGAACCGGAGCTGCATCTTTCCCGGCTTCATGCGCTGGCCAGACGGCAGGGATTGGCGTGAAAATTCTCGACCCCGTCGCAATCCGGGTGAGGCTCCTGCCCAGCCGG contains:
- a CDS encoding S8 family serine peptidase; the protein is MSRPGRRIIVGSSILSCALVGAVWLNRSEEPAAVEPSQASPSAPREAAAPQAPGEVETAAAAIAPESVARAVVPPVPAPVLTTEDRGTTRTFEIALDEAVLRAPDGKDVTVRLDPPATLETLRSRLMEIEGEVLPVCYEPGLPHEEIHRRLITRDITVKLPSPDADPVLPVGVVLKEKPDYAPGYAVVSAEDSFAALAALDSLRGATNVEEAEIQLASLRQKRAMPNDPMIGQQWHLKYQGQAGAIIGTDVNVEGAWNYGGAGGVKGSGIRVGVIDDGVDLNHADLVANLDTVNDWDWNGNDNNPSAQSGTIGGVPYSDDHGTSCAGNVGARGDNGVGVSGTAPLSTLVAMRLISAATTDSQEAAAMAHKNDLIHIKSNSWGPSDFGFTLEGPGPLTRQAFATAATSGRGGLGTIFTWAGGNGLDYGDYSNFDGYANDLHTIAVGAINSQGDQSWYSESGANLLVVAPSNGDSGAGELGITTVDRTATQGYNSATSANGGDYTNTFGGTSSATPTVSGIIALMLEKKPGLGWRDVKEILIRSSAKFNPTDGGWVDNAAGFHFNHKYGAGLVDATAAVNMSATWTNLPPATSKSLAQNGLSIAIPDNNATGVTRSFTFTGAELRVEQVQVSLTATHQYRGDLEVILTSPQGTSSRMAQSRVEDYGTSFSGWNFSTPRHWGETSTGTWTVRVADRAAVDTGTLTGLSVRMTGVVINEAPTITAASLTPAAQAYTNQAVSVTGIAATDPESGTLSYDYLWESSADSQTWTSTGITTATLEAGAVPSGRLVRCQVTVRDATVTGNTITTPAVNLLQIPVTQVQAGSAYSYDSDLVLRNASASAVRDAIVNEFCQGTAANMEWVEILTINHRSFRNWSLEDRDGNLLVFNDSAVWDNIPAGTLILIYQGFPDSGVPAWPANDTNPADGTMVISAANSTYFSGAWPAYVDTGDFVKLNKEGQTYVAGFSFGTSTGGDIHLTAVAADQAAAYRGGNEPDTAILNRWQVATGRTPLQQNSTSNSNFITALRSGSLSSPSQFRLGATSQTPAGLTIDSTTGVLSGTLTAPVGNYALVIERFNANGEVVSQTFTLAISNLIGYESWIAGFSGLALTGESDDPDGDGMANLLEYYFGSQPGTPDALEALPAIAKQGNDLTLTWWHLKSATDPVAAPQWSDNLASWNNTGFTIQTLDETTEKEQLRATLTVGAGHDRRFLRLKVE
- a CDS encoding MBL fold metallo-hydrolase — protein: MRCPGLIRVQAPGVSFHALRHDGGIVLVDCGFVGGVGLLARALRLAGWEHLPLTGIVLTHGHLDHILNVGRLAAATGAWIAAPRLDSAHYEGRAVYRGASRVTGVLESLGRPLLGFQAFAPDRWIDDGDEIEVWDGLRAIHLPGHTAGHMGYYCERHRLLFCADLFASYPGFSHLPPAIFNVDGAMVRASVVRALALDPVGVLPNHGDSVEPELHLSRLHALARRQGLA